Below is a window of bacterium DNA.
ACGAGGAGGGCCTACGGTGCTCAAGGAGTTTCGCGAGTTCCTGATGCGGGGCAACGTGGTAGACATGGCGGTCGGCTTCATCGTCGGCGTGGCGTTCGGCCGGGTCGTTACGTCGCTGGTCAACGATATCATCATGCCGCCGGTCGGTCTCGCGCTCAAGGGCATCGACTTCGCCAATCTGTTCATCGCGCTGCGCGGCGGGCCGTACCCGTCGCTCGCTGCGGCAAAGGCCGCCGGCGCTCCGACGATCAACTACGGCGTCTTCATCAACACCGTCGCGGATTTTGTGATCGTCGCGGCGGTGATCTTCCTGCTGGTGCGGTCGATCAACCGCCTGCATCCGGCGCCGCCCGCCGCCGCGCCGGCAACCCGCGAGTGTCCGTACTGTCTGTCGCAGATCCCGGTGAAGGCGCGGCGCTGCGCCTACTGCACTTCGGAGTTGCAGCCCGCCTGACGCGCGTGCTAGAATCGCCGTGTTCCAGAGGCCTCCCCGTCCCCGGGGGACGTGGAGGCTTCGTTATTGCTTACGCGGAGGCGCCGTGATGTCGCGGCCGGCCGCTCGTCCCGAGGATGAGCGTGAGTTCGTCAAAGAGATTCCCTCGAAGGCCGAGCACTTTTCCGACTGGTACACCGCCGTCGTGCTCAAGGCCGAGCTGGCGGACTACTCGCCGGTCCGCGGCTGCATCGTGGTCCGGCCCTACGGCTACGCGATTTGGGAGCAGATTCAGCAGGGTCTCGATCGCCGGTTCAAGGCCACGGGCCACGTCAACGCGTACTTTCCACTGTTCATCCCGCGCAGCTTCCTCGAGCGCGAGGCGAAGCACGTCGAAGGGTTCGCGCCCGAGGTCGCGTGGGTCACCCGCGGCGGCGGGGAGGAGTTGAGCGAGCCGCTCGCAGTCCGTCCGACGTCCGAGACCGTGATCGGGCACATGTACGCGCGATGGATCCGCTCCTACCGCGACCTGCCCGTGCTGATCAACCAGTGGTGCAACGTGGTGCGCTGGGAGAAGGCGACGCGGCCGTTCCTGCGTACGATGGAGTTCCTCTGGCAGGAGGGGCACACCGCGCACCGGACCGCGGACGAAGCGGAGGCCGAGGCGCGCCAGATGCTGGAGGTCTACCGCGACTTCGCCGAAACCGACGCGGCGATCCCCGTGCTCTCGGGGCGCAAGCCCGAGAGCGAAAAGTTTCCTGGCGCGGAGCGCTCGTACACGATCGAGGCGCTGATGCCCGACGGACAGGCGCTGCAGTCGGGCACCTCCCACAACCTCGGCCAGAACTTCGCGCGGGCGTTCGACATCAAGTTCCTCGACAGCGACAACGTCGAAAAGCACGCCTACACCACCTCGTGGGGGGTGAGCTGGCGGATCTTCGGCGGAATGATCATGGTCCACGGCGACGACCGCGGCCTGGTGGTGCCGCCCGCGCTCGCACCGTTTCAGGCGGTCGTCGTGCCGATCCTGACCGGACCGAAGCGCGACGACGTGCTGGCCGCGGCGCGCGACCTCACGAAGCGGCTGAGCGCGACCGCGCGCGTGCGGCTCGACGACCGCACGGAAGTCACGCCCGGCTGGAAGTACAATGACTGGGAGATGCGCGGCGTGCCGCTGCGGGTCGAGATCGGGCCGCGCGATCTGGCGCAGCAGCAGGTGGTGCTCGCGCCGCGCGCCGGGGGCGCGAAGCGGACGGCGCCGCTCGACGGGCTCGACCGGGCGGTGCCCGCCGCGCTCGCGGAGGTCCAGCGCGCGCTCTTCGATCAGGCCCGGGCCTACCTCGACGCCCACATCGTCCCGGCTTCGTCGCTAGCCGAGCTGGTCGAGGCGGTCGCCGCCCGGCGCGGGTTTGTGCGCGCGGTGTGGTGCGGCTCGGCCGCGTGCGAGCAGTCGATCCGCAAGGCCAGCGGGGCATCGCCGCGCGTCATCACCGAGGAGCGCGCGGGCGGACCGTGCATCGCCTGCGGCGCCGCGGGCAAAGATGTCGTCTACTTCGCCCGCGCCTACTGAGACCGCGGGCACGCCGCGCCGAGCGGGCCGCCGCTTTGTGGTGCTGCTCGCGATCGCGGCGGCCGCGGCGGCCGGCGCCGCCGTGTTGTGGGTGGCGCCGCCGCACACGCGCTCGCTGCGCGGCACGCCGGGCGCCGTCATCGGCGAGCCCGGCAGCCCCGTTCCGCCGGGCCTGATTCCGCCGGGTTCGGCCGGCGAGGTGAAACCCGTTCCGGCCCCCGCGTTTGCGCTGACCGTGCTGTCCCGCGGCGCGCCGCCGTCCTCGCCGTCCACCGGTCCGGCGGCCGCCGTCCCTGCGGCGGGGTCGCGTCTTGTGTTGTCCGCGCTGCGCGGCCACCCGGTCGTCGTCAATTTCTGGGGATCGTGGTGCGCCCCGTGCCGGGCCGAGATGCCGCTGCTCGTCAAAGCGTGGCACGCCTACGCGGCCCGCGGCGTGATGGTCGTCGGATTGGACGTCGACGATACGCCCGGTGAGGCGCGCCGGTTCCTGAACGAGTACGGCGTCGATTACCCGATCGTCACGGTGCCGGACGACCGGTTGCCGCGCGCCTACGGCGTGATCGGCCTCCCGACGACGGTCTTCGTCGACGCGTCGGGGATGATCCGCGCCCGGCAGCTCGGCGGTTTCGTCGGCGCGGACGGTGAGAAAACGCTCACGCAGCGGCTCGAAGCCCTGCTCGCGGCCGGTCGCCGCTAGCACGGCCGTCGCCGAGCGCAGGGAAGTCCTGCGCCGCCGTCTAAGATCGTGTCCCGGAAACCCGCGCACGACTTTCGTGTGCCAATCCTCGCGTGACGAT
It encodes the following:
- the mscL gene encoding large conductance mechanosensitive channel protein MscL codes for the protein MLKEFREFLMRGNVVDMAVGFIVGVAFGRVVTSLVNDIIMPPVGLALKGIDFANLFIALRGGPYPSLAAAKAAGAPTINYGVFINTVADFVIVAAVIFLLVRSINRLHPAPPAAAPATRECPYCLSQIPVKARRCAYCTSELQPA
- the proS gene encoding proline--tRNA ligase, with the protein product MSRPAARPEDEREFVKEIPSKAEHFSDWYTAVVLKAELADYSPVRGCIVVRPYGYAIWEQIQQGLDRRFKATGHVNAYFPLFIPRSFLEREAKHVEGFAPEVAWVTRGGGEELSEPLAVRPTSETVIGHMYARWIRSYRDLPVLINQWCNVVRWEKATRPFLRTMEFLWQEGHTAHRTADEAEAEARQMLEVYRDFAETDAAIPVLSGRKPESEKFPGAERSYTIEALMPDGQALQSGTSHNLGQNFARAFDIKFLDSDNVEKHAYTTSWGVSWRIFGGMIMVHGDDRGLVVPPALAPFQAVVVPILTGPKRDDVLAAARDLTKRLSATARVRLDDRTEVTPGWKYNDWEMRGVPLRVEIGPRDLAQQQVVLAPRAGGAKRTAPLDGLDRAVPAALAEVQRALFDQARAYLDAHIVPASSLAELVEAVAARRGFVRAVWCGSAACEQSIRKASGASPRVITEERAGGPCIACGAAGKDVVYFARAY
- a CDS encoding TlpA disulfide reductase family protein — its product is MVLLAIAAAAAAGAAVLWVAPPHTRSLRGTPGAVIGEPGSPVPPGLIPPGSAGEVKPVPAPAFALTVLSRGAPPSSPSTGPAAAVPAAGSRLVLSALRGHPVVVNFWGSWCAPCRAEMPLLVKAWHAYAARGVMVVGLDVDDTPGEARRFLNEYGVDYPIVTVPDDRLPRAYGVIGLPTTVFVDASGMIRARQLGGFVGADGEKTLTQRLEALLAAGRR